The genomic interval CGTGGTCAGTACAAGGTTCAATGCCATTGCATTTAGCGGCACGACTGAAGTGAAACGAAATACGCTGAACCGTACAGGCGGCTGGGAGCGCAACTGGAACACGAGCTTCGGCGGTTTATGGATCTATGCAGAAAACCAGAGCATTTCGGCTCCAATCGTTGTCGATAATGTTCAAATTAATGACAGCACCTATGAAGCTGTGAAATTCAGCTACAATCAATCGATAACAAACGTGAGCTTTAATCAAGTGAATATCAGCGGCGCCGGCACCTATGGGATATTGTTCGATTCCGTTACTGGATCAGGGACGTTTAGCAATGTAACGGTCACAGGGGCTGCATCGGGAGGGCTATCGAATCCGAATAATCAGTTTGTAATAACTAGAGGTGCAGGCAACAGCGGCTGGTAGTATGCAATATAGGGGAAGCAGGCGGCTCGCTTGAGCCGGTTTGCTTCTTCTTTTTTTATATTTTCGGAGTACAAATTTTAGTGCCTCCACAAATAAGCTATACTATGATAAAACGTTTAACTCAAGGAGCCGGATGGGCTTTGAGACGAAAGAGAGCGATAAGAGGATGAAAAATGAAGTAAGCATCGTAGACGTTGCCAAGATAGCTGGTGTATCGATTGCGACGGTCTCTAATGTTATTAACGGCAAGGGAAGGGTATCGGGCACAACGAAAGAAAATATCGAGCGGGTAATTATCGAGCTTGGCTACACGCCCAATCTGCCTGCTAGAAATCTAAAGACTCGGCGTACGCATCTTGTTGGACTGGTCGTACCGATGATGCAGCCTGGGAGGCTGCAGGACAACCCATTTTATTGGGACCTGCTTACAGGTGTAGAAGAAGGGGCTCGTGATCGCCAATTTCATATTATTTTATCGGGTATTGATGAGAGCACAGAAACATTCACATTCGCCAAGGAGCGTCGATTGGATGGATTAATCGTGATGGGGACGAATGAGGGCTCGCAGGCAGTTGATCGCATTGTAAACTTAGGCATGCCTGCCGTCTTTATTGATAGCTACTTGAAGCGGGAGGATCTATATCAAGTTAATTTAGAGGACAGAAAAGGAAGCTATCGCGCGATTCGTTATTTAATCGACCAAGGACATCGACGAATTGCGCTTTTAATTGGAGATATTCCGCTTGAGCGCATCACATATTACGGTGTTTTGCATGAGCGATGGTTAGGCTATAAGGATGCGCTGGCAGAAGCGGGTATTCCATACGACCAAACCTTAATGATCAGGCTCCCGACATCGCTAGAAGGTGGCTATTGCGCTGCGGATCAGCTCATCAAGCTTGCGGACGTGACGGCGATTTTCTCGTTTTCGGATGTAAGTGCGATGGGCTTGCTTAAGCGGCTGCGAGAACTCGGCAAAAAGGTGCCGGAGGACTATTCGGTAATTGGCTTTGACAATTTGTCCATCTCTAGTTTTACTTCGCCTGCGCTAACGACCGTCTCTCAAAATATTTTGGAGAAAGGGCAGGAAGCGATCCGCATGCTGCTCGATCAGATTGATGGCAACCCTGTTCAGGAGAGGTGCAAGGCATTGCCGGTAGAGCTGATCATACGTGAGACGACAGGCTGCGTGAAGCTGGCAAATGATTGAGAAGGACGTTATATAAAAGAACAGGTATGACCTTCTCAAGATGAACAAAGGCTGTCCCATGTTATGTGGAGCAGCCTTTGTTGTGAAACAGCATCTACATATCGTACGGAAAATCAGGATATTATACTTAATAAAATCTTTGAAAAACGTTAATGCACGGATTGTCTAGAGTACTTGTAGTGATTTAATAATTTTACTATAATACAGGTTGAACGATTGAAGGAAAGAAGGGATTTAACACCATGGAATTGTGGTATACGGAAAAACAAACAGATAGCTTCGGCATAACGGCGAAGATCACTAAGACTTACGTTAATGAACAAACAGATTTTCAACAGCTTGATATGATCGAAACGGAAGAGTTTGGAACGATGCTTGTTCTCGACGGTATGGTTATGACCACGGTTAAGGATGAGTTCGTTTACCACGAAATGGTTGCGCATCCTGTACTTTTCACGCATCCGAATCCGGAGTACGTGCTTGTTGTTGGCGGCGGAGACGGCGGCGTTATTCGTGAAGTAATGAAACATCCGAAGGTGAAGAAGGCAGTTCTTGTCGACATCGACGGTAAAGTAATCGAGTACTCCAAAAAATACTTGCCATCCATCGCTGGCGAGCTCGACAACCCGCGTGTTGAAGTGCTTGTAAACGACGGCTTTATGCATATTCATGATCATAAAAACACCTATGACGTTATTATGGTTGATTCCACTGAACCGGTTGGCCCTGCGGCAAACCTATTTACGAAGGGCTTCTACCAAGGCATCTACGAAGCATTGAAAGAAGACGGTATCTTCGTTGCTCAAACGGACAACCCTTGGTTTAAAGCGGACCTGATCCAAAGCGTAAACAAAGACGTGAAGGAAGTATTCCCGATCGTTCGTGTATATGGCGCGAACATTCCTACTTACCCAAGCGGTCTGTGGACGTTCACAATGGGCAGCAAAAAACACGATCCTCTTGCTGTTGATGAGACAGCAATTCCAGAAATTGATACAAAATATTACACGCCTCGTCTTCACAAAGCAGCATTCGTGCTTCCTAAATTTGTTGAAGATCTTGTGAAGTAACAAGCGGCTACGCTTCAGGAAAGAGAGGGACATACCTCATGAAATTGGATCAAAAATATTCAGGCAATGTCTTCATTTTGAGCTCTGACAACTACGAAGCTTCCAAAGCGGTTATCTACGGCATGCCGATGGATTTCACGGTTAGCTTCCGTCCAGGCTCCCGTTTCGGCCCTCCTCGCATTCGCGAAGTGTCGATTGGACTTGAAGAATACAGCCCTTACCTAGATCGCAGCCTCGAGGATATTGAATATTTCGATGCTGGTGATTTGCTGCTTCCTTTCGGAAACGCAGCGCGCAGTCTGGAAATCATCGGCGAATTCGTTCGCGGTGTGCTAGACGACGGTAAAATTCCTGTTGGTCTCGGCGGCGAACATCTTGTTTCTTGGCCGATCTTCCAAGAGGTGTACAAAAAGTACCCTGATCTTGCGATCATTCACTTCGACGCTCACGCTGATTTGCGCGAGTCGTATGAAGGCGAGCCATTGTCTCACTCTACGCCGCTGCGCAAAGCAGCTGGTCTTATGGGTGGACAGAACATTTACCAGTTCGGTATTCGTTCAGGATCGCGCGAAGAGTGGCAATATGCACGCGAGAACATCAACTTCCATCCGTTCGAGGTTTTGGAGCCGCTTAAGAAGGTGCTTCCTGAGCTCGAAGGACGTCCAGTTTATTTAACGATCGACATCGATGTGCTTGATCCATCTGCAGCACCAGGTACAGGTACAGCGGAAGCGGGCGGCATTACATCGAAGGAGCTTATTGAATCCGTTCATGCCATTGCACGTTCCGGCGTGAACATTGTGGGCTTCGATCTCGTTGAGGTTGCTCCAGCTTATGATCCGACGGAGCAAACGCAAATTGTTGCGGCGAAGGTTATTCGCGAGATGCTTCTAGGCTTTTTGAAATAGTCATTAAATATAGTGAAGGCTTCACTGCCAGCGGTCATTTATCCGCGTGGCGTGAAGCCTTTTTTTTATTGTAAAAGGGCACTTTGGATTAACAAAATAAATAAATGACAATTCAGAATATTTAAATTAATATATTGTAGGAAAACATTATTTCATCTTGTGCTTGCAGCAGAGCATCTTATTAATAGAAAAAGAATGAAGGAGGCGTTTTTGTTGGTTAACAAATCGGTGTGGAAGGGTGCTTTAGCTGCTGCTATTACCGTTAGTCTAGGGGCTATGCCGTTCACGGCAATGGCTGATGCGGGTGCAGGCAATACAGTGCAACTGCGAATTATGGAAACGTCGGACCTGCACGTGAACATGATGAACTATGACTATTTTGCGGACAAGCCTACTGATGAATATGGGTTCGCGAAGACGGCTACGCTCATCAAGAAAGCGCGGGAGGAAGCTCCGAACAGTCTATTATTTGATAATGGCGATTTGATACAAGGAAATCCCCTAGGTGATTATGTCGCTACGGTTGATAAGCTGAAGCAGGGCGAGACGCATCCGGTGTACAAAGCTATGAATTTGCTTAACTACGATGCAGGCAACTTAGGCAATCATGAATTCAATTATGGCTTATCGTTTCTGGACACCTCGCTCGCGGGTGCAGACTTTCCTTATGTAAATGCAAACATTTATAAAGTAGATGGAGACAAGGATGAGACGAATGATGTTAATTTGTTTAAGCCTTATCTCATTATTGATAAAGAGGTAACAGACAGCAAGGGCGCGAAGCATAAGCTGAAGGTTGGCGTGATTGGATTTGTGCCTCCGCAAATTACAACATGGGACAAAGCTCATCTAGAAGGCAAGGTTATCGTTAAGGATATTGTCAAAACGGCAGAAAAGTTTGTACCGGAAATGAAAGCGAAGGGAGCGGATATCATTGTTGCGATTCCGCACTCGGGCTTTGAAGATATCCCGCAATCAGAGCTCATGGAAAATTCGGTGCTCTATTTAAGCAAAGTTGCTGGCATTAATGCGATTTTGTTCGGACATGCGCATAAAGTATTCCCTGACAAATCGTTTGAAGGAAAAACGGGTGTCGATCTCGCCAAAGGAACGATTAACGGAGTGCCTGCGGTTGAACCGGGCTTCTGGGGAAATAATCTTGGGATTATTGATTTAACACTGGAGAATAAGGATGGGAAATGGGCCGTTGTTGATTCGAAAAGCACGGTTAAGCCTATCTTTGATTCGGTAAATAAGGTACCTCTTGTAGAAGCTGACAAAGCTGTTGTCGATGCGGTGAAAGAGGATCATGAGCATACGCTGGCGTATGTGCGAGGGCCTGTCGGCAAGACGACAGCGTCAATCAACAGCTGGTTTGCTCTTGTTCAAGATGATCCATCCATTCAAATCGTTACGAATGCACAAAAATGGTATGTAGAGAAGCAGCTGCAGGGAACGGAATATGAAGGGCTTCCTGTTCTTTCGGCAGGAGCGCCGTTTAAGGCTGGCGGCCGCCAAGGACCGAACTATTATACCAATATTCAGGCGGGCGATATTGCAATCAAGAATGTTGCCGATTTGTATTTGTACTCGAATACTGTGAATGCTGTACTCGTCACAGGAGCGGAGATTAAAGAATGGCTCGAGTGGTCAGCTGGTCAATTCAAGCAGATCGATGCAGCGAGCACAGAGAAGCAAGAGCTGATCAATTATGATTTTCCAACGTACAACTTCGATGTCATTGACGGTGTGACCTATCAGATCGATGTTGCACAACCGACGAAGTATGAAGCTGGCGGCGCGCTCAAGAACGAAAGCGCGAAGCGGATCGTTAATTTGCAGTTTGAAGGAAAACCAATTAAGGCGGATCAGAAATTCGTTGTTGCAACGAACAACTACCGTGCATCTTCTAGCAAATTCGCTAACCCGGACGGCAAACGTATTATCCTTGCGTCCCCGGATGAGAACCGCCAGGTTGTCATTGACTACATTCGCTCCTTCAAGACGATTGATCCGGCAGCGGATGGCAACTGGTCGCTAGCGGCAATTAATGACACCGTGAACGTGACAATCAAGACATCACCGGAAGCAAAGAGTGCAGCGGAAGCGAATAAGTTGACTTCCTACACGGGTGATACAGCTGACGGTTATGCAGAATTTAAGCTTAATCTAAGTGCGAAGTCAGTAGTGTTGCCGGTAGAACCAACAAAACCGATAACACCAACAACACCGACGAAGCCGACAGAGCCAGCTAAACCTGAGAAGCCAACGACTTCTGTTCCAACGACTCCTCAAGCTTCGGTGTATACGGTTAAAGCAGGGGATACTCTTTATGCAATAGCTTTGGAACACGGAACGACGTGGCAGAAATTAGCCAGCTACAATAAGCTAAAGAACCCAAATAGAATCTATCCGGGTCAAAGCATAAAGATTCCGGCCAAATAATCGATTCGCATTGATAAAAAGACGTTTTCCGCGTAATCTTAGCGGGAAGCGTCTTTTTCTAATACAAACAGAAAATGCGATCGTATGATCAAGGCTAGAATGGGCTTATAATAAGACGTTATTGCTGCTTTTAAAAATAGATTAGGGGGCTATACGACATGCGCATTTATTCGTTTCCGCCTGTTATCGATGAGCGATCACGCGTACTGATTCTTGGGACAGCACCAAGCGTTAAATCGCTTGAGCATAAGCAATTTTATGGACACCCGCAAAACTTTATGTGGAAAATTATATATCGTTTATTTAATGAGTCAGACCCAGACCCTGTGTATGACAACCGTCTCGCATTCTTAAAGGAGCATCGCTTAGCGTTATGGGATGTTATCGAATCTTGCGAGCGCGAAGGCAGCTTGGATGTGAACATACGTGGAATCGTACCGCAGAAGCTGCCGGAGCTTGTAACCAAATATCCAGAGCTGCGCTGCTTTGCATTTAACGGAAGCAAGGCATACGATACCTTTCAGAAATTTTATAAAGGGCATGAAAGCTTTCGAAGCATCACGTTACTCAAGCTGCCTTCCTCCAGTCCGATTCCAACTCCGCGTATGCGAACGCTCGAAGATCGTGTGGAGGCATGGCGTGAAATCGTACCGTTTGCGACAAGTTAACCGGGCTCTAGCGTTGAAATTCGGAGCCTACCTGTATATAGTAGTTACATAAGATTAGACTGATAACAGGAGCAAGATGATGGCAGACAGCAGGAAAGTGCGAATTACATTGGAGAGTGTGCAGGATGGAAGCTCGCATACTCATGCTTACAAAGGGGATTGGTTCCGCAAGGAGAAATCCATATTTATCCGCTACATCGAGCCGGCAGTGGAAGGCGATACAGAAGCTGGTGAAATACGGACACTTATTCGATACCGGCCGGAAGAAATGTCAGTTGTGCGGCGCGGCGCTATAGAATCGGAGCAGCTTTTTGTTCCTGGACATAGGAGAGCTGGCAGCTATCAATCACAAATGACATCTTTATCGCTTGAAGCAGAAACGCTGCAGCTGCGGCTTCATGCGCCGGGTGAAGATGGTGTAATGAAAGTGATGGACACATTGCCCGATCAGCTTCCTTTTACACTTGAATGGGAGTATGAATTGTACGTTGGTGATCAAATGTCGGGTCGGTTTCATATCTGGCTCCATATACAGGAGGAACAAAATTAATGAATGCAAATGTATTAGAGAAGATGTATGAACAAGTCAAAGCAGCGATCGCAGATGCAGCGGTAGCGGCTGGTTTGGCAGCGCGGGAAGAGCTTCCGGCGTTTGTGCTTGAAGTTCCTAAGGATAAATCGCACGGAGATTTGGCAACAAATGCAGCGATGCAGCTGACGAAGCTGGCGAAGAAGAACCCTCGTCAAATCGCTGAGGCGATTATTGCGCATTTGGATACGAAGCAAGCTTCTATTCAAGCAGCGGAAATTGCAGGCCCGGGCTTTATTAACTTCCGTATGGATAACAGCTATCTCTATCCGGTTGTGGCTGCAGCGCTTGAAGCGGGAGAAAACTATGGACGTACTTCGGATGGTTCCGGCAAAAGTGTACAGGTAGAGTTCGTGAGCGCGAATCCTACGGGCAGCCTGCATCTTGGACATGCTCGCGGTGCCGCAGTTGGCGATTCATTGTGCAATGTACTTGATTATGCGGGATATGATGTTACGCGCGAATATTATATTAATGATGCGGGCAAGCAGGTGGAGAACCTAGCTGTATCCATTGAAGCTCGTTACCGTCAAGCGCTTGGTCAAGCGGCGGAAATGCCGGAGGATGGTTATTATGGCGAGGACATCATTGGTTTTGCAAAACTTCTTGTCGAGCAAGAAGGCGATAAGCTGCTGGAATTGCCGGATCAAGAACGTTTTACGTTTTTCCGCCAGTTTGGCCTTGAGCGGGAGCTAGACAAAATTAAACGCGATCTCGGAAGATTCCGCGTCAGTTTTGACGTTTGGTACAGTGAAACAGCATTATACGAGAGCGGACAAGTGGAGCAAGGTCTTGCAACGCTGAAGGCGACAGGGCATGTCTATGAAGAAGAAGGAGCGACATGGCTGTCTACCATGACTTTTGGCGACGACAAAAACCGCGTGCTCGTGAAAAATGACGGCTCATATACCTATTTGACGCCGGATATCGCATATCATATGGATAAATACGGACGCGGCTTCGATCAGATGATCAACATTTGGGGTGCCGATCACCATGGCTATATTCCGCGTGTGAAAGCAGCGATGGAGGCACTGGGCAACGATCCGAAGAAACTGACCGTGTTAATTGCACAGATGGTCAGCTTGTTCCAGAACGGCGAGAAAATGAAAATGTCGAAGCGTACGGGCAAAGCGGTTACTATGCAGGATCTGATGGATGAGGTAGGCATCGATGCGATTCGTTACTTCTTCTCCATGCGGAGCATGGATTCGCATCTTGATTTCGATATGGATTTGGCGATCTCTACTTCAAATGAGAACCCTGTGTTCTATGTTCAATATGCGCACGCTCGGATTTGCAGTATTTTCAGGCAAGCGGAGGAACAAGGCATTGTTCTTAAATCCACAGACTCTATCGATTTCAGCAAGCTGACTGCCGAGGGCGAGTTCGATCTTCTTCGTAAAGTTGGTGAGCTGCCGCAGGAGATCTCTGAGGCTGCAGCACAATATGCGCCTCATCGTCTTATTCGTTATGTATACGAGCTGGCTTCCCAGTTCCACAGCTATTATAGAGCGGAGCGCGTCATCACAGAAGATGCTGAGCAATCGCAAGCGCGCTTAGCCTTGCTTGGTGCCGTACGTATTGCTATTGCGAACGTGCTTCGTTTGGTCGGCGTTTCTGCTCCAGAACGCATGTAAGCTTTGTTTCATAAAAATAAACCGTGGACTCATACTTTATCCACGGTTTGCATCATACGCATCACGTCAAGCTCGCCGATCGTTCGGCGGGCTTTACTGCCTCTAAGGGGCTGAACGGATCGTTTAATAATTGTCTTGATCTCGGTAGGCGTAAGTCCCGGCTTATGTGCGAGCAGAAGCGCGATTGCTCCGCTGACATGCGAGGTGGCCATGGAGGTTCCACTCATTTCATTGTATTTGCCGCGCAGCCATGCGGATACGATTTTGTCGCCAGGTGCGTAAACGTCAATATAGGAGCCTCGATTGCTGAAAGGTGCAACGCGGCGGAGTTTATTCGTAGCGCCAACAGCAATCGTTTGAGGGTAGCGTGCCGGATAATCAACGGAACGGCGCTTCCCGTCATTGCCGGAGGAAGCAACGATAATGACACCTGCATTGTGAGCGTTAATGACAGCTCCAAGCAGCGCTTTGCTTTTTGTCTTCATACCGAAGCTCATGTTGATGACGTTCATGCGATTGCGGATACACCATTCAATACCGAGAATAATGTCGGATACGAAGGCGCTCCCATTATGGTCAAAAGCTTTGACAGGCGAGATTAACGCCCGCGGGGCTACGCCAATCATGCCCTGTAATTGATTTGCTGCGGCGATGGTACCTGCAATATGTGTACCATGACCGTTATCATCATGAGGGAGCATGCTGCGATTGAGAAGGTTGATGCCCCTAGAGAGTGATTGGCGAAGATCTGGATGGCTGAAATCAGCTCCTGTATCGATGACGCCGACTTTGACCCGGTGACCGGTTGTCGTGCTCCAAGCCAGCGGGGCTTTAATCTGGTTTACACCCCAGGGGATGCCCTTATCTACAATAATCGACTTTTGTGGAGAAGAATGCACGCTGATTTTACAATCTTTCTCAATCCAAACACGCCCGGCGAATCGCTCTAATGATTCCTCGGCCGGCAATGTGCAGGCTATTCCAAGAATGCTGGGCATTTGTCTAATGCTTTTTTGCGGTAAAGATGATGAAGTGACTTTAGGCAATTGCTGTAGGAAGTATCGGTAGTCGCTCGCACGCTGAAAGCGAATGATACGCTTAACAGTCGTTGTGTCCGTGCGAGCCATCGTATCCTGCAACATACGGATGAAAGCGACGGTGTCCAAACTTGGCTTCCCCTCCCGACGGACCATGCTGAACTATTGTATGAACGAGCGCTCTATAACGCATGAGCAACTTGCCTTTTTTCACATAATTAGGCTGAAAACCGTGTCAAAAATCGACTGGGGACATACGATGAACAAAGAGTTCTCAGGGACTCTTACGACCAAGGTGCGTTGCCTCGTGTCATGGCCGGATGGATACAGTCAAAGCGGAAGGACTATCCTTTCGCTTTTTGCATAGAAGTCCAAGCTATACCGCAGCAGCGTGGTCCGCTTGCTTTTTTGCAGGAAATAGGTTTTACTATACTGTGACTAGCGTAAACGACGGGTGCGAGCCTCTGGCAGTTACCGATCGTTTTGCGATTAAATGTGAGCGGTGTATAAGAGAATAACGTACACGATCCTTGCATTTTATAGGTAAGAACGAGTACATAAATTGAATGGCAAGAGAGGATGTGTCCATATGAGCAGCAGCAATTTCACGTTAAAGCTGGATCCTGAACGTATGAAGGAAATGCCTATGGTCGATTTGGCCTTTGAAGTGCTGAAAGCGGCTAATACGCCTTACTACTATCGCGATCTAATGATGGAGATCGCTAAAATACGCGGTCTTTCCGCAGACGGAATCAACCAGTTCATCGCCCAAGTGTATACAGAAATCAACATTGATGGACGTTTCGCTTGCGTTGGCAGCAACATGTGGGGACTGAAACGCTGGTATCCAGTTGAGCGTTCTGAAGATCCTGTAGGTAATGCGAAGCGTACGCGTATCATTAACGATGATGATGATCTCGAAGATGATGATGTATTTGCGGACGAAGAAGAGGATACTTACGCAGAGGCTGAAGAAGACTACGATGTATTCGACGAGGACCGCGAGGACTTCGAAGAGGCAGAAGAGGAAGCTGAAGTCGATGAGGAAGTTGGAATCGACGACGAGGAGCTGGACGAGGAAGAAGTCGACGGTGAACTCGATGCGGATGATGATGAGTCGGATGATGAGGAATTTGAAGACGACGACGAGTCTGACAAGTAAATGTTTGCTGAAAGTATAAGGCGGTTTAAGCACCCAGCTTATCCTCCTTCTTATACTTTTCTGCGGTACGAGCTCTGCTCTATACAGATGGCTTAGTCGTTTGAACTGGCGTGAGGAATATCCAGTCAGTTTCGCTTGACAGTTGCTAGGAGCGCAGAGTAAACTATCTCATGGGCTTAAGATTCGGTTAACAAATAACGCATACAAGCGCAAACGACTCGTTTTCGTCTTTTGACGAGAAGGTCAAGTTTCGCGGTGAAATAGAAGTGGAGCATAACGCATTGCTGATGCTTGCTTGTATTTTTATATATGCCAAAAAAGGAAAAGTGCCCCGTTGCTACGGGTGTCACTTTTTTTGTTTGTGAGGGATGGGTCTGTAGGATGCATTCCCACAAATTGGATGGATAGGCGGAGTGTATCCGCATCCATGTTTATCGAGTAAATGGGCAAACCTAAACATTAACCATAGGGCTTGGAGGGTATCATCACAGTGACCAAATATATTTTTGTAACCGGCGGCGTAGTGTCGTCCTTGGGCAAAGGGATAACAGCAGCCTCGCTTGGCCGATTGCTGAAGAACAGGGGCCTCAAAGTAACGATTCAGAAGTTTGATCCATACATCAACGTCGACCCAGGAACGATGAGTCCATATCAGCACGGAGAAGTATTCGTTACCGATGATGGTGCAGAAACAGATTTGGATCTTGGTCACTATGAACGGTTTATCGACATTAATCTGTCGAAGAACAACAATGTGACGTCCGGCAAAATCTATTCCAACGTAATTACCAAAGAGCGCCGCGGCGACTACTTGGGTGGAACTGTTCAGGTAATCCCGCATATTACGAACGAAATTAAAGACCGTGTATTCCGTGCGGGCAAAGAAGCGGGTTCTGATGTTGTTATTACAGAAATCGGCGGTACGGTTGGTGATATCGAAAGCTTGCCTTTCCTTGAAGCTATTCGTCAAATCAAAAGTGATATCGGGCGCGACAATGTAATGTATATCCACGTAACGCTTATTCCTTACATCAAAGCGGCAGGTGAAGTGAAAACAAAACCGACGCAGCATAGTGTTAAGGAATTGCGCAGCATCGGTATTCAACCGAACGTAATCGTATGCCGTACAGAGCATCCGCTTGCTGAAGATTTGAAACGTAAAATTGGCTTGTTCTGCGATATCGATGCGAATGCAGTCGTGGAATGCCGCGATGCGTCCACTTTGTATGAAGTGCCATTGATGCTTCGTGAGGAAGGCCTCGACGAGATCGTTGTTAATCATCTGAAGCTTAAGACAGAACAGCCGGATATGCGCGAATGGGAAAGCCTTGTTCAGCGTGTGAAGTCGCTTCACAAGAAGACGGAAATTGCAATTGTTGGTAAATATGTCTCGTTGCATGATGCGTACCTCAGTATTGTAGAGTCGCTAGAGCATGCAGGTATTGCTTCCGACTCAGAAGTGAAAATTCGTTGGCTGCATGCAGATGAGCTTACGGAAGAGAACGCCCACCAGCAGCTTAGAGGCGTTAATGGTATTCTTGTGCCAGGCGGCTTTGGCGATCGCGGTATTGAAGGCAAGATTACAGCGATTAAATACGCACGTGAAAACAAAATTCCGTTCTTCGGTATTTGCCTTGGCATGCAGGTAGCTGTCATTGAATATGCTCGAAATGTGGCGGGACTAGCTGGTGCGAATAGCTCTGAAATTAATTCATCCACTCCATATCCGGTTATTGACTTGCTGCCGGATCAGAAGGATGTTGAAGATATGGGTGGCACGATGCGTCTTGGTCTCTACCCTTGTAAACTTAAGCCAGGTACGCTTGCTGAGCGTGAATATGGCGACGAGCTCGTTTATGAGCGTCATCGTCACCGGTATGAATTTAACAATGAGTACCGTGAAGCAATTGAATCTGTTGGTCTTACTATTTCTGGAACTTCCCCAGACGGCCGTCTTGTTGAGGTTGTGGAAATGGCTGATCATCCTTGGTTCTTGGCTGTTCAATTCCACCCGGAATTCAAGTCTAGACCGAACCGTCCGCAGCCATTGTTCCGCGGATTTGTACAAGCAGCGCTTAACCATTCCGAGTAATATATTGCATTTTTGATCAATGGCAGATTCTTTAACAACAACAGATAAGTTTTTCTCTTAACGAGAAGGATTATATACCCACTTTAGCGAATATATTAACGATTATGGAAGAGTTGGCCATTTTCTGGGT from Paenibacillus sp. FSL K6-3182 carries:
- a CDS encoding LacI family DNA-binding transcriptional regulator, encoding MKNEVSIVDVAKIAGVSIATVSNVINGKGRVSGTTKENIERVIIELGYTPNLPARNLKTRRTHLVGLVVPMMQPGRLQDNPFYWDLLTGVEEGARDRQFHIILSGIDESTETFTFAKERRLDGLIVMGTNEGSQAVDRIVNLGMPAVFIDSYLKREDLYQVNLEDRKGSYRAIRYLIDQGHRRIALLIGDIPLERITYYGVLHERWLGYKDALAEAGIPYDQTLMIRLPTSLEGGYCAADQLIKLADVTAIFSFSDVSAMGLLKRLRELGKKVPEDYSVIGFDNLSISSFTSPALTTVSQNILEKGQEAIRMLLDQIDGNPVQERCKALPVELIIRETTGCVKLAND
- the speE gene encoding polyamine aminopropyltransferase, translated to MELWYTEKQTDSFGITAKITKTYVNEQTDFQQLDMIETEEFGTMLVLDGMVMTTVKDEFVYHEMVAHPVLFTHPNPEYVLVVGGGDGGVIREVMKHPKVKKAVLVDIDGKVIEYSKKYLPSIAGELDNPRVEVLVNDGFMHIHDHKNTYDVIMVDSTEPVGPAANLFTKGFYQGIYEALKEDGIFVAQTDNPWFKADLIQSVNKDVKEVFPIVRVYGANIPTYPSGLWTFTMGSKKHDPLAVDETAIPEIDTKYYTPRLHKAAFVLPKFVEDLVK
- the speB gene encoding agmatinase, whose translation is MKLDQKYSGNVFILSSDNYEASKAVIYGMPMDFTVSFRPGSRFGPPRIREVSIGLEEYSPYLDRSLEDIEYFDAGDLLLPFGNAARSLEIIGEFVRGVLDDGKIPVGLGGEHLVSWPIFQEVYKKYPDLAIIHFDAHADLRESYEGEPLSHSTPLRKAAGLMGGQNIYQFGIRSGSREEWQYARENINFHPFEVLEPLKKVLPELEGRPVYLTIDIDVLDPSAAPGTGTAEAGGITSKELIESVHAIARSGVNIVGFDLVEVAPAYDPTEQTQIVAAKVIREMLLGFLK
- a CDS encoding bifunctional 2',3'-cyclic-nucleotide 2'-phosphodiesterase/3'-nucleotidase, translating into MLVNKSVWKGALAAAITVSLGAMPFTAMADAGAGNTVQLRIMETSDLHVNMMNYDYFADKPTDEYGFAKTATLIKKAREEAPNSLLFDNGDLIQGNPLGDYVATVDKLKQGETHPVYKAMNLLNYDAGNLGNHEFNYGLSFLDTSLAGADFPYVNANIYKVDGDKDETNDVNLFKPYLIIDKEVTDSKGAKHKLKVGVIGFVPPQITTWDKAHLEGKVIVKDIVKTAEKFVPEMKAKGADIIVAIPHSGFEDIPQSELMENSVLYLSKVAGINAILFGHAHKVFPDKSFEGKTGVDLAKGTINGVPAVEPGFWGNNLGIIDLTLENKDGKWAVVDSKSTVKPIFDSVNKVPLVEADKAVVDAVKEDHEHTLAYVRGPVGKTTASINSWFALVQDDPSIQIVTNAQKWYVEKQLQGTEYEGLPVLSAGAPFKAGGRQGPNYYTNIQAGDIAIKNVADLYLYSNTVNAVLVTGAEIKEWLEWSAGQFKQIDAASTEKQELINYDFPTYNFDVIDGVTYQIDVAQPTKYEAGGALKNESAKRIVNLQFEGKPIKADQKFVVATNNYRASSSKFANPDGKRIILASPDENRQVVIDYIRSFKTIDPAADGNWSLAAINDTVNVTIKTSPEAKSAAEANKLTSYTGDTADGYAEFKLNLSAKSVVLPVEPTKPITPTTPTKPTEPAKPEKPTTSVPTTPQASVYTVKAGDTLYAIALEHGTTWQKLASYNKLKNPNRIYPGQSIKIPAK
- a CDS encoding DNA-deoxyinosine glycosylase translates to MRIYSFPPVIDERSRVLILGTAPSVKSLEHKQFYGHPQNFMWKIIYRLFNESDPDPVYDNRLAFLKEHRLALWDVIESCEREGSLDVNIRGIVPQKLPELVTKYPELRCFAFNGSKAYDTFQKFYKGHESFRSITLLKLPSSSPIPTPRMRTLEDRVEAWREIVPFATS
- a CDS encoding DUF1934 domain-containing protein, producing the protein MMADSRKVRITLESVQDGSSHTHAYKGDWFRKEKSIFIRYIEPAVEGDTEAGEIRTLIRYRPEEMSVVRRGAIESEQLFVPGHRRAGSYQSQMTSLSLEAETLQLRLHAPGEDGVMKVMDTLPDQLPFTLEWEYELYVGDQMSGRFHIWLHIQEEQN